GCAAATAAAACTACCTGACACTATGAACCTGTTTAAATTGCTCTTGTTTATTTAATATAAATAGTTTACCAATGGTACTAATTATCTTGTCACTTCAGCTATGGCCAATTTACCAAACAGTCTGAAACCTGTCATTTACAATTGGCAAAAAACTGTGCCAACTGTTCTTGAGCCTGACCATACTTTCCAACACAATTTTACCGCTCAGATGTTATGCCACTGGCGTATGTATTCCAAGCTGAGATGCACCCACTAAATGCTCAAAGCTCTTACAGTtcaaccacacaaaaatcttctaaATCGCAGTATACTCTAGGGAAAAAGCAATGTTCAGAAACTCACACAATTTGGGAAACTCAGCTCCTTCTATGACTGATGGTTTTGACATTTTCAAGTCCATGGCCCAAATTCACTCCTGCTAGAACCTAAAATATCATGATCCTTCTAAGTCACAAAGAGAAGTCCCCAATCTGCTAATCCACGGGTCATCATTACTCCTAAAATGGATACGTGTGGACTAACTCAAGTCCCCACTGAAGTCCCCATATTGTCTCCATATCAGTCACCAGTTAAACTTGGCAGTATTCCCTCCATAcccttcagtctatcttctaataGCTGACAGTCTCTGTGCCTTTCCCACCAATCTATTTTGTCATTTCGCTATGCCGTCATATACAAATGTATACAAGTAGGACCAAAGTGGCCAACCTTAACAACTATAATTTTAAAAATCACATTTACATGCTGGTTTTAATGATACCAAacaatatgaatttatcagaactAATCATCCAGAAGCTTGTGTTATCTTGAATTATTCCATtatcatgagttaattttgtcataAAATTCCATACAGAAATGTTCTACACATTTCACTGATAGACACTAAGACCATTGATTAAAATCAAAAAGGGAACAGTCACTCTAATGCTGTTTGTCCTGACATTTCTTTACATGGGTGGTCTTCCTCAAGCAGAGTTAACAATGCAGACAATCCTTTTTGAAGCTATGCAAGACGGGCCACTTCTTTGATGCCTGTCCTTCTGTAGTATTTAACAatacaccaccaccaacaacaacacagATAACTAACACACTCTGCCAGCTTTTCCACCCTTGGGTTTGAAAGTGTGGGATCAGTCTGAGCATTTGAAGAGTCAATGTCCTTTGGTGGGCTCTTTTAAGAAGCATCTTGGATTGCCTGGACAGTCCGTGGCACTTCACGAAATACCATCAGTTTTGCTCGTAATACAACCAAACTTTTAGTTACGTGCTCTgcttggacacccccccccccccctccccttttcatTCAAAAGCCTGTGAGCAGCACCTACCTATGGCAAGATGCAGTGGCCCTTCATAGTGCATTTAAGACATATATCCCACTGCCATCGCTGTAGTCTTCAGAATGTGTGATGTGAATAATACAACAATCCATTTAGCTCAAAGCTAATGATCCCTTTGCCCACATGAAAGAGAACAGTGTCCACAAAAGACACGCGTTCAACCTTGGAGGTGTCTGACCAGCACACAACTTTTACGAAACAAGGGGATGAGATACTCTGCTTCTTCCCCATTGACATGCCTCCAGtgtaatctacacctacatccacatccatgtccacatccatactcgaccgagcgaggtggcgcagtggttagacactggactcgcattcgggaggaccacggttcaatcccgcgtccggccatcctgatttaggttttccgtgatttccctaaatcactccaggcaaatgccgggatggttcctctgaaagggcacggccgacttccttccccatccttccctaatccgatgagaccgatgaccacgctgtctggtctccttccccaaaaccaaccaaccaaccaacatccatactccgcgtggccgagggtaccttgagtacctctatcagttctcccttccattccagtctcgtactgttcatggaaagaaaaattatcggtatgcctctgtgtgggctctaatatctgtgattttatcctcgtggtctcttcacgagatatacgtaggagggagcaatatactgcttgattcctcggtgaaggtatgttctcgaaacttcaacaaaagcccgtaccgagctactgagcatctctctagcagagtcttccactggagtttatctataatctccctaacgctttcgcgattactaaatgatcctgtaacgaagcgcgctgctctctgttgtatcttccctacctcttctatcaaccctatctggtacggatcccacaccggtgagcagtattcaagcagtgggcaaacaagtgtactgtaacctacttcctttgttttcggattgcatttccttaggattcttccaatgaatctgtctggcatctgctttaccgacaattaattttatatggtcattccattctacatcacttttaatgcctactcccagataatttatggaattaactgcttccagttgctgacatgctaaattgtagctaaatgataaaggatctttctttctgtgtattcgcagcacattacacttgtctacattaagattcaattgccattccctgcaccatgcgtcaattcgttgctgatcctcctgcatttcagtacaattttccattgttacaacctctcgatatactacagcatcatccacaaaaagcctcagtgaacttccgatgttatccacaaggtcatttatatatattgtgaatagcaacagtcctacagaacacccctgcggcacacctgaaatcactcttacttcggaagacttctctccattgagaatgacatgctgcattctgttatccaggaactcttcaatctaatcacactcAATTGGtctgctcttactttgttccttaaacaactggggggaactgtatcaaacgccttgcggaagtcaagaaacgcgacatctacctgggagcccgtgtctatggccctctgagtctcatggacgaatagcgcaagctgggtttcacacaatcgtcttttttgaaacccatgctcattccttcagagtagatttctagtctccataaaagtcatcatacttgaacataatacatgttccaaaattatacaagtGATcgttgtcagagatataggtctatagttctgcacatctgttcgatgacccttcttgaaaacggggatgacctgtacccttttccaatcttttggaacgctatgctcttctagagacctatggtacaccgctgcaagcagggggggcaagttccttcacatactctgtggaaaatcgaactggtatgccatcaggtccagcagcctttcctcttttgagcgattttaattgtttttgtatccctctgtcatctatttcgatatctaccattttgtcatctgtgcgacaatctagagaaggaactacagtgcagtcttcctctgtgaaacagctttggaaaaagacatttagcatttcggcctttagtttgtcatcctctgtttcagtaccattttggtcacagagtgtctggacattttgttttgatccacctacctgtttgacataagaccaaaatttcttcggattttctgccaagtcagtacatagaactttactttcgaattcgttgaacgcctctcgcatagccctcctacactacatttcgcttcgcgtaatttttgtttgtctgcaaggctttggctatatttatgtttgctgtgaagttccctttgcttctgtagcagttttctaactcagttgttgtaccacggtggctctcttccatctcttacgatcttgcttggcacatactcatctaatgcatattgtacgatggttttgaactttgtcccactctctgtacttgagataaaaattttgtgttgagccatcaagtactctgagatcttttttttgtcacttttgctaaacagaaaaatcttcctaccttttttaatatttctatttgactgaaatcaccaatgctgtaatcgctttatgatcgctgattccctgttctgcgttaactgtttcaaatagtttgggtctgattgtcaccagaaggtctaatatgttatcgccacgagttggttctctgtttaactgctcaaggtagttttcagataatgcacttaaaaaattatTCAGTCCTATGTGTACCCTAttcttcagggggggggggggggtgtgtgaaaGCTGCAGCCCACAGCAGACGTTGCTTACCCTGGGCTCACCACATGGCTTTTGGCAACACTTGACAATACACTCACAAATTTCCTCACCTAGTCACTTGCAGCACAAGGTTCCACTGTTACTCCTGTTATTAACTCTCAGGCTCAGCAAGTAAGGGAATCTGTCTGACAGTTCTAGTGTTGTTGGAAGTATTATGTGTACCATATTATTATCATTCAGTCATTATAGTGTTTCCATGTGCATTATCGGTAGATATCAACCCTGTAGCATGACAGCAACAACCAGACCTCTCACTGTTAGTCACATCTCATCTTGTAAGGGTATAACTGCTCATTACTGTTTTGTATTCTGATATTTTCAATCGGTAATCTGCTTAAGAACTGAATTAGTATGTGATGTAAAAAATTAAAGCTACCATCATTTTGAAGACTGGTTTAAACAAAACAGTGCTTTACTAGGTATTGTCTTATTGGAGGTAGTATGTCCTCGCCTTCCTCTAATGTTTGTACTGACATGTCCAGCTGGACAAGCTCATCGCTGTGTGGATCTGGGAAATACatttgcagtaaataaataaaaacattttttttctttttctttgtattgaccaactaggatcatatAGCAActtcacttcctcttctttctttgtTCCCTACTTTTCCAGTACTCCATCTTCTCCATATGCTGTTGTTTCAtatcttctgtccatgttgttcctgaTTTCTTATTCACTCTGCCTTCAAAGCCTTCTAAACTTAGCATTTTGTtcttaaaaaggtttctttctggtATTTGTGATTCTTTGGTGTTCGTTCctagttcttttcttatttctgacATCCATGCTATTGTTGGTTTGTTTTTCCAGAAAaacaggaatatttgtttcgttaACCTGTTCTCATTCATGTTGTAGTGGTGTCTTAGAGATGATTAACCCTCACTGTGCCATTACTTTtgatattttatgtgtattttGGTAGatattctcattttccagccatctgttgTTTGTATTGCACCCAATATTTTTCTGAtaaaacatctttcaaatatcttGATTCTGTCCAGATTATAGTTCATTGTTAAGCATTCATatgcatataaacattctggtcttaTCACTGTGGTACAGTGTTCTAGTTTTGTTTTTCAAGATATGCATTTCTTATTGTATTTGTTTTTGTCAAACCATATCCCTAATCCaagaaaaataatgaatttttgaaaatataatgtaaaaaagtgacagcagaacaacacacatatataaaggttaaggaaatttgcaagctttcggagccagtagctccttcctctggaagaagggttgaagaggaaggaagaaggatTAAGAAAAAGGACTGACAGGGTTTAGAAAATGGGGATAGTTTGGAAAAGTCGCCCAGAATTCCGGGTCAGGGGAGATGGAGTGGACAGAAAGAGAAGGAATTGTTGAAGGCTGcaacagacaagatttgaaaatgtGAGAGCTTGGAGGTGGAAGATAGCAAGAcacagattactgacaaaacattatCTCTTATTAACACTTGCATGATATTTTGGCAATAGTCTCTTCTCTGCTTATTACCCTATCATCCACCTCTAAGCTCTTAGGTTTTTAAATCTTTGTCTGGTGTTGTTCCCAatgatcagtctttccttctcatcctgtacagtaagtctcccctgatctagGGTTCTGGacgacttttccaaactctccccatttcttGCTTCattcttcttccttccccttcatccTTTCTACCAGGAGGAGTAACTGGCTCAGATAACTTGTAAATTTcttctcctgccgccacttggcGAGCATAGGCTCTTTGCATTTTATTAACTCTCACATCTGTTGAAAATTTCTCCAGTCCATTTTGCAGTGTGGTTTCTCCAAGACACTTTAATTTAATAACCCTCCCTATTTTATCTACTTGTGTTCGCATGTATTTTGGCGCATTTTTGTATTATTTAGCTTCTGGGAACCATGATTACTGCTGTTGGTACTAACCCCAAAAAGAGAAATTTCTTCCAGGCGTtgtatgttagcagaatatggtgcaAGGACTTTGTTAATAATCATTTCAGTCTTTGTTCTTGCGCACGAAACTTTCTTCACAATTTGAGAATCACTGTATAGTTTTGCGTTTAGTTTTGGCGTGCAGTCCATGGATTTGTATGATGTGTGGTGATTAACAACGTGAAATGCAAACGTTGCCACTGCAGCGCTAACACGATATGCTGACTGTGTGGGCTGAGCAAAAAAACCTTTAATATCTGAAGTACCAGCAGAATTTTGAGATGTTTTATGTTTCTTGGAAGACAGGTGTACTTCCAAATCTTGTGCACCTGCAAGAGAAATGTTTCCATCTTAATATAGTGATAATATACCAAAATTGGCAATTATAAATTAAAACTCTTTAAATAATCGCCATAGCAATATGCCAATCAAAGACAgacgaaagataaaaaaaaaaaaactatttgataacCTTACCTTTGTGTGCAGCAGAAACATATGTTCCTGGAGGACAAATAAGGCATTGTGCTTCGTATTCACTTCTTCCTGCCTTGAAACACTTGTACATTAATGACAATGCGTCATTGAATTTGGATTTTCGTTTCGGCATTTTGGCTTGTAAAAAAAAGCACTGTGAATTAACTGTTGACTTTCCACACTCTTTAATTTTTGATAACCAAACTGCAAAtggaagagagagaaaataaagTCATTGGTTCTTGACATCTGTATTATGATTCGTTGTCTCAATTTCCCATCATTCATCGCACTGTTACCAACACCTGCACAGCACGTGGACACCGCCGACACTGAAATCCATTTTAACCCAGAGTTCAAATGCTGCGTAGCCACATCCATCGTTCTTTGTTACTATGGAATGTATATGCTATATCACTATAGCTGTGTTGCCATAGTGACTTGCAGTTGTGGCTAATAACCAATTATTCGTTTCTATTTTCACATCTGGCAGTTCATTTGTAATTATCACTGTTTGTTTCTGAAAATGTAGGACATTAAAGACTTTCCAAAAAATTCCCCCCAGATGCCGTACAAACGGTTAAAATGTAGGGCATGTCCATGAATTTCCAGACGTCTGCTAACCGTAGTCTCATTTGAAATAGGAACACCAgttatacaattatagttggcactgtcatcaatgtacCCTCAcattgttggcgaaaatacgtgtttttaAAGTCAGTGGCAGGcattaaacaacaacaacaacaacaacaaacactttACGTTGGCCATAAAAAACCTCTCATCTATCAAGCATGTTTGCTGAGCACACTCTTTTATGGTGACTTGGACATCATTGCTAAACGAGAACTTAAGCTCAACCCCTTTCATCTGTGAAGCTTACAAATATTCTAGGCATAACATGGAGAGACAGTGTGACACATAAGAAAGTCCTGAACACCATAAAGCTGCCCATTGTCACTGCCACTCTCAACTAACATTGCCTTTTGTGGCTAGGACACAAACTTCATATGAACTACTTGTGTCTTCCCCTACACACACTACTTGGTGATATAGTGCTTGCCAAAAGACCACATGGAAGACCTGCATTGTGCATGAAAGATTGTACCAAATGTGATATAAGTGCTTTTAATATCAAGTGTGTTAAATGAGAGGAGCTCTGTGAAGACTGTGGCATATGGGTGAAACTCATTAAGGACTGAAGCAAGTTCCAAGACAGAGCCTGTGAAATGAGCATGTAGACAATTGCTTACAATGAACCCCTTTTTTCGGGGTGGCATGCACTTACCCACATGTGGACACCAATTGGGCCCCCACATTGGACTCCTGAGTCACCAACAAAAGTACCTGCATGACATTACTTGAATCTtctgtgaggaaatgtagaccattgatgaaataagtgaAGATTCTCTTATTTATTGTGTTTccatttcttcaaaacattttctttttgGTTATTAGAGTTGTAACAATTCTGTCTTCCTTCTTGTATATACATCAGCCGATACTTCTTTGCAGGACTTCTCTGTTATAACCTATCTAGTATGAAACACTGACAGTGTGACTTATATTTAAAGTATTTTGTATAGTTTGTATTTGTTGACTATATCTTTTTGATGATATAATTTTTCTAATGCCACATTTCTGCACTGTTTGGTTACATGCTTTAAGTTTAATTTATTCTCAAAAGTTAGTATTTTTGCATTAAATCTTCATACTTTTTATCAGTTTTGTTACGTTTAATAGTTAATGATGTATGATTAACTGTATGTGTTCTCATTATTCTCTACTTTTGATTTTTCCTTTACAATTAGATTTTGTAAAAATATCAGCATTTTGTGAAGCAGATTACCTTTCTTCAGTTATAACTGCTTTATCAATATAATTTACTTCTTTTTCCAAAGCTTGAAGATAAGAAAGAAAAGGACTACCAAGAATTAATGGGGAAGAGACCACcatcaattgttgcaactgatctCACACGGGAAGCAAATAAATATCATGAAGCCCATGCCAAAGCATCAGAATCAAACCAGACACTTCACAAGGCCATGACATTACATATTAGCAATTTGCGAATTCTCTCTCTTCCATTACCAGACCTTAAGAAACAAATACCAACCATCAGCAATATGAACAGTATGTATTTCTTAGTATGGCttaaatttcataagtaaatatgTAGGATTTGGTAATTGTgtcattacattattattattattattattattattattattgatgcagCTCCTGAGGATGAAGCAGCTATTAAGGAATTACAACATTTGATTGACAAGGTAGATGAAATGAAAAAACAGCGAGCTACTTTAGCTGCACAGCTGAGAGAGTCAGTCTGTCAGGACGACATTACTCGTCAGCTTGTTACTCGCACTGGTGAGTCACTTGAAACCATATTCAGTCAGGAGATGCAAAAACATCAAAAATATGTAAGTAATATGACAAGCCGTAGGTTTGAGAACATCATACAAGTTTCATTGTAGCCGAAGTGTTGTTGTTATTGCTATCTTGTTTACAGGAAACCATTATTGAACAGAATTTAGCTGcacaagaaaatattttgaaagcacTTACAGAAGCATATGCAAAGTGTGCAGGCCCAAGAAAAGCTGCTATGGATACAATGCGAAAACGTGAAGCCACTATTAATGCATTGATATCTTCTTATGATGCATATGAAGACCTACTTGCGAAATCAAACAAAGGTCTCGAATTTTATCGAAAACTGGAGACTAATGTTACAAAGCTACTGCAGAGAGTTAAAGGAACCTGCAAGGTGCAGGATGAGGAACGTGAACAGATACTTGCAAAGAACAATAAGAAGATACCAAGACAGGATGTAGATAAGCCAAGTATTGATTCTGGTGGTCCAAAGTTGAGAGACTATCTTCAGAGTATGAAGGGTACATTGCCCACTGGAAGCTACTCTACCTCTCAGATTTTTACTCTGCCTTCTAGCACAGCAATGCCAGCAAGCAGTACAACAGGCATTGGAGGGCAACTTCCAGCCTCCTATACAGCAGAAAGTGCAGGGAGCAGCGAGAATCTTGCAGGTCCATTACCATGGGTCCCACCTGTAAGACCAGCTCCTGTGGGCTCAGAAGGTACAACTGAAACTTGTGGCACAATTACAAAGCAGGACACACTGTACCAACCCACTACATCTCCTGGTATTGCCAAACCTGAAATGAGTCACCAGACACCCGCATACGTTTCTAGTGCTCCACAATATACTTACAGCACTTCAGGATACCAACCACCTCATCAGATGCCATATACAGGAGATCAATATGCAGACTATGTGTATGGTCAAACACAACAATACTATCAGCACCAGACAACAGGTTCTCATGTTTTTCCTCCCACTTCATCTACACCTAGAGGACCTGGTTCATATTCCAGTGTTGGGTCAAGAGATACAACTAGCCATCATGCTGCTAAAAGCCCAGCTTATCAGTATGGCTCAGCGTACCATAGTACAGATACAGTGCAAAACCCATACAGTCATTTGCAGACACCACCAATTTCACAAGCTCAGTCAACAAATGTACCACAACCACAAATTGGAGACACTTCGGAAATGTATGCTGGGTACCCACAACACTATCATACACAAGTACATCAGAATTATTCAACAAGTCAACAAGCATATTTACCACAGACAGTACCAACAACAGTACATAGCACTGTGCCTCAACAAATATCTACTTCTGGAATACCTGCAATGAATATAACTAAGGAAGGTGGAGTTTCACAGTCGAGTATCTCCTCTGCTGGCCAACATAGCACCACTCCCCAATACAGAAGTACTCCCCAGCACGACACTGCTGTTCAACAGCAGCAACTTTCATATCCAGCACACAGTACCTCATATCCCACATATGATTACAGTAAGTCACAACCTTACCAATATGGGGCAGCTTATGCTGCACAGGATTCTTCTGTTAATGTTCCATATTACCCAGGAAACACTCAACAACAGGCAGCTCAGTGTGGATGGCAAGAAAACCAGCAAACTGTGATGGGGTCATATGATACAGAACAGAAAATACCACCTCATCCTCAGAGTTATCCATCTGTGCAGAAACCACCAGTGACATATCCTCAGTATCAGTGGCAACAGGCACAATCGCAGACGCAactacaacaaaatcaaaatgtatcATCATATTCTGCGAATTCCTCAGATGTTGGTCCTACTTCAAGTGCAGTCCAGTACCAAGGTGCTGGTGTTGCACCTACAGGATCCACCTCTTCCTTACAAACCCAACCATCTAGCGTGCCACAGCAGCAACCATATTATGATAGCATGTATAGTACAGTGTATGCTGCTTCACCTCCATATTCTGTGCAGGCTTCAGTGGCAAGCAGCAGCAACGTTGTTGATGCAACCCAGTACCAATACATGGCAGGAGCTGGAACGTCGTCATATACTAATGCTGGGAAGTACGCTACATCACAAACGAGCTCATTCCAAACAGCTGTGGATGGTCAGACATATGCATCCCAATACAACACAACTCTACCAATTTCTAGTCAAGCATACTCTCATGTTAATTACTACACTGCACCATATGGTTATCAGTATGGTTCGGAAACGATTCAATCAGAATCTCAACCAACAGTGCAAAATGATACATATCAGCAAGGTACAAGTGCTCAACAAGCTGCAGCTCCTTCTCCAATGACCTATATGCAAGCACGGTTCCCAGGTGATGCTACAAATACAACCTTCAGTCTTCAGGGAAGTTCATCAAGTTCTTCAGTAGAGGGCAAGAGTGATAGTGGAGTGTCATCTAATATTGATCTTTTAGCAGGGCTGGACTTCTCGTTGAATCAAAAGCCACTTGTTCCTCAACAGCCTGCAAATGTGTCACCAAAAAAAGAGCAACAAGTTCAACAAAATGGTGTTGCAAAACAGCAGACTGGTTCCTCAGTGCAGCAAACTGATGGTAGCAACTTCTCACCAAAAAAGGAGATTGTTGCCCAGCAACCatctgtgacgatgttgcagacACAAATCAGTTCTGTTGTTAATGAGGCTTCGGGAGCTGGAGAGAAGAAACCCCTAGTACTGCCAACAATTCAGGTAAACCTACAGccataaaaatttttatttgtttatacaaGATGACAATTCCTTCACATTCAGAAAGTATTTGCTATAATAAATCTTAGTTGTATGCTGCAATGATAGGACTAACTAAAATGGAAAATTGAGATAAAGACTATCAAAGGCTGTTCCTTAAGAGAAATAGGAAGATTTAATGAGGAAAAGACTGGATGATAGATTTAGAAATTAGTTTTAAATTTACTGTCACACATGCTTAGTGAATGTAGATGATGATTCAAAAAAGTCTGGCAAgtaattttgctgttttttttttttttttttttttttttttttttttttttttttttttttttttttttttacagattaaacTAGGATTTTGGCACACTGTTTTGACACAATTATGAGCTGGAAACACaagatttatgaaaaatattaatttttacttaGCATATTGAGAATAATAGCGTGCATTAAACTAGGAAAATTATGGGTATTAATGAGACTAACCACAAAGGCAGAGAATACAGATGAGTAGACAtagaaatgacaaataaaacattatatGGTAAGACATACGACCTGTATCAGGAAAGTGACAGGGAGAAACACTAAACAGATAAGAGTGGTGTGTATTGCATTTCTACGCCTATTTTTAgctcttgaatttatttgcagtaacATTTTTCAGTGGTTCTCTGTCTATAGTCAGCTGGAGCAACAGTTGGGGTTTAGGTGGTTTAAACATTTATTGGAAATGAAATAGTCTTAGCTGAATGGTGCGACTGGTAAAGATTGAATTCACCAGTCACAATAACTATTCTTTACTGCATAGATTACACTCCTCCCCTCTTTAACAGAGATGGTGCAACCACCTCAGACAAGTGCAGCACCCATGGGAGGAGGCACCAAGCAGTCACCAGAGGAGACGAGCAAAACACCGTGGCACTCAGTCAGTGAACACCAAAAAATTGATCCCGACAAAAGAAGTATGCCATGTTAGTGTAGGGAAACACCCACTGGCTGCCATAACTGGTAATGGGGAAGGCCAGGCATAGGTGGGGCATATGGCAATGTGTTGAATCCCCATCCTAGGCGTGGGAGGACACGCAATGGGGTCAGGTGCATCAG
This sequence is a window from Schistocerca americana isolate TAMUIC-IGC-003095 chromosome 4, iqSchAmer2.1, whole genome shotgun sequence. Protein-coding genes within it:
- the LOC124612336 gene encoding tyrosine-protein phosphatase non-receptor type 23-like isoform X1, whose protein sequence is MEAVPRLPMMSFDLKSSPEPTSFGPKLKQYIRDFYHEDPESYSGEIHTLEGLRAAAVCAVKDVSGVSTLKRYYCQLHFLQSRFPMSKDGAAAVSFTWRDTYASMVCTSTDIRFEMVCILYNIGALHTQLGALDTRVSAEGMKMSCTHFQCAAWAFEHLKGSYPQPAGVDLAPDIMQFMYYLSLAQAQECILEKSMMDNRKPTIIAKVAVQIVDYYSSALNTLEQGGADDCSIAETVGSKIYKNWKRYVKFKMVYHTCISLLYRGQQAEEQQKMGERVTFYQAAAEKLEEAVKLSKGMDNIDAINEALTFTNDVVEGKKKAAKNENEFIYHEEVPPLDILPEVKGASLVKGIMFNVNDPEVAGADIFARLVPMKAHEASSLYSEEKAKLLRKVGTKIDEKDQELDVFMASLQLDYLKLHSEPESLPQELVDRCAAFSAKPDAIQNLIDSMNKLADTYQDVESMLQDVKELLELEDKKEKDYQELMGKRPPSIVATDLTREANKYHEAHAKASESNQTLHKAMTLHISNLRILSLPLPDLKKQIPTISNMNTPEDEAAIKELQHLIDKVDEMKKQRATLAAQLRESVCQDDITRQLVTRTGESLETIFSQEMQKHQKYETIIEQNLAAQENILKALTEAYAKCAGPRKAAMDTMRKREATINALISSYDAYEDLLAKSNKGLEFYRKLETNVTKLLQRVKGTCKVQDEEREQILAKNNKKIPRQDVDKPSIDSGGPKLRDYLQSMKGTLPTGSYSTSQIFTLPSSTAMPASSTTGIGGQLPASYTAESAGSSENLAGPLPWVPPVRPAPVGSEGTTETCGTITKQDTLYQPTTSPGIAKPEMSHQTPAYVSSAPQYTYSTSGYQPPHQMPYTGDQYADYVYGQTQQYYQHQTTGSHVFPPTSSTPRGPGSYSSVGSRDTTSHHAAKSPAYQYGSAYHSTDTVQNPYSHLQTPPISQAQSTNVPQPQIGDTSEMYAGYPQHYHTQVHQNYSTSQQAYLPQTVPTTVHSTVPQQISTSGIPAMNITKEGGVSQSSISSAGQHSTTPQYRSTPQHDTAVQQQQLSYPAHSTSYPTYDYSKSQPYQYGAAYAAQDSSVNVPYYPGNTQQQAAQCGWQENQQTVMGSYDTEQKIPPHPQSYPSVQKPPVTYPQYQWQQAQSQTQLQQNQNVSSYSANSSDVGPTSSAVQYQGAGVAPTGSTSSLQTQPSSVPQQQPYYDSMYSTVYAASPPYSVQASVASSSNVVDATQYQYMAGAGTSSYTNAGKYATSQTSSFQTAVDGQTYASQYNTTLPISSQAYSHVNYYTAPYGYQYGSETIQSESQPTVQNDTYQQGTSAQQAAAPSPMTYMQARFPGDATNTTFSLQGSSSSSSVEGKSDSGVSSNIDLLAGLDFSLNQKPLVPQQPANVSPKKEQQVQQNGVAKQQTGSSVQQTDGSNFSPKKEIVAQQPSVTMLQTQISSVVNEASGAGEKKPLVLPTIQVPEQNEVSAEDRQTSKTLEKDPFADPEVLNQFVLEVEKYEKFVEGLTTKTLNGPTPLDMKWKELLELQEKDAHKRSISVARCYPMKNRFPDILPYDHSRVELPSTKDDYINASFVKDLTPDTPSFIATQAPLPSTYADFWMMVWEQQVEVVVCLLSDTELEGQIYWPQEKGSELTMGKMKLSLQSCNVRPNWTERIISVSLGETRARRVIVHLQFTAWPGSSFPASPGPFLSFVSETLSLYKQQRNTAHPVVVHCLSGVGRTGLFCLVCAAVCEVRAGHGLLDLVATTAIMSTNRKGSLRDREHLKFAYQSVLYYAQDLLMKRGILTSCSTFEDKRSRGGKCHTRHPSEDFLLGPPTALSQLQSGLEKMGLDAAKQQQETEENENPYVAERRVPLSSAGSSVDNSCNSSGRTSPLVSPPSPSSTPFFLIDPARFNLKPDASGTKMRRRYSRENFKVKSKDVTELDIGKDMSDDPLSKIDPLWPLKRQ